TTTCATGACTCTACTTATTCTAGAAAGCTCTTTCATAAGATTAACCCGATTTTGTAATCTACCAGCAGTATCAATCAATACTACGTCTTTTTTCTTTAATTTTGCAAATTGTAAAGTATCATACGCTACAGATGCTGGATCTGCATGTGCATTATGTTGTTTTACTATAGGAACATCAGCTTTATTTGCCCATATTTCAAGTTGATCAATAGCTGCAGCTCTAAATGTATCTGCTGCTCCTATAACAACATGAAATCCTTTTTTTTTTAGGAAAAAAGCCAATTTACCAATTGTTGTTGTTTTTCCAACACCATTAACTCCTACTACCATAATAACATATGGTCTTTTATTATTTTTTTTTATTTTTGTTTCTAAACAAATATTTTTAACATTTATAAAAAGATTTTCAATTTCTTCTTTAAGAAAACTATAAATGTTTTGTGAATTTATATATTTTTCTTTCTGAATTCTTTTTTCTAAACTGTTTATAATTTTTATAGTAGTTTTCGTTCCTATATCTGCAGATAATAATATCTCTTC
The sequence above is drawn from the Blattabacterium cuenoti genome and encodes:
- the ftsY gene encoding signal recognition particle-docking protein FtsY: MFFKKKENKIFDSELEKTRVSFFSKIKNLFLKKSRIDINAIIDHIEEILLSADIGTKTTIKIINSLEKRIQKEKYINSQNIYSFLKEEIENLFINVKNICLETKIKKNNKRPYVIMVVGVNGVGKTTTIGKLAFFLKKKGFHVVIGAADTFRAAAIDQLEIWANKADVPIVKQHNAHADPASVAYDTLQFAKLKKKDVVLIDTAGRLQNRVNLMKELSRISRVMKKIISESPHEIILILDATIGQNAFEQVKKFTFFVKISSIILTKLEGTAKGGVVIGIMDQFKIPIQYLGIGEKIQDLKIFDGKKFIDSFF